The proteins below are encoded in one region of Metallibacterium scheffleri:
- a CDS encoding ISL3 family transposase → MLITRLLNACHHHPGFVYQGARLLEAENTIEVDVRPRRGSRPICSGCGKRGSGYDTLSVRRFEFIPVWGFAVILLYAMRRVACRGCGVKVEQVPWAIGKHTLCKAYMLFLAQWARRLSWRETAVAFRTSWEKVFHAVAWVVEWGLAHREWGPLRAIGVDEIQYGRGHAYLTLVYQIDAGFTRLLWVGKERTTASFQRFFDLIGKDLAARIAFVCSDMWKPYLKLIEQNCPNALNILDRFHVVATINKAIDEVRANEARRMHQDGYEPVLKKTRWCVLKRPGNLTGKQRGRLRELLKYNLKTVRAYLLKEDFQKFWEYVSPTWAGRFLDEWCTQVMRSQIEPMKKVAGTLRRHHELLLNYFRARKQFSSGVVEGLNNKCKVTMRKAYGFRTFRATEIALYHVLGKLPEPKLAHRFC, encoded by the coding sequence ATGTTGATCACCCGCTTGCTGAATGCCTGTCACCACCATCCTGGTTTCGTGTATCAGGGTGCGCGCCTGCTCGAGGCCGAGAACACCATCGAGGTTGACGTGCGTCCTCGCCGCGGTTCGCGTCCGATCTGCTCGGGATGCGGAAAGCGCGGCAGCGGCTACGATACGCTGTCGGTGCGCCGCTTCGAGTTCATTCCGGTCTGGGGCTTCGCGGTGATTTTATTGTATGCCATGCGTCGAGTCGCCTGCCGTGGATGCGGCGTCAAGGTCGAACAGGTGCCCTGGGCGATTGGCAAGCACACGCTCTGCAAGGCGTACATGTTGTTCCTCGCGCAGTGGGCGCGCCGACTGTCCTGGCGAGAAACGGCGGTAGCGTTCCGCACCAGCTGGGAAAAGGTGTTTCACGCCGTGGCATGGGTGGTCGAGTGGGGGCTGGCGCATCGCGAGTGGGGGCCGCTGCGTGCCATCGGCGTCGACGAAATCCAGTACGGCCGCGGCCACGCGTATCTGACGCTGGTCTACCAGATCGATGCCGGCTTCACGCGGCTGCTTTGGGTCGGCAAGGAGCGCACCACGGCCAGCTTCCAGCGCTTCTTTGACCTGATCGGCAAAGATCTCGCGGCGCGGATCGCCTTCGTCTGCTCGGACATGTGGAAGCCCTACCTGAAGCTGATCGAGCAGAACTGCCCGAACGCACTGAACATTCTCGACCGTTTCCACGTCGTGGCGACGATCAACAAGGCGATCGACGAAGTGCGTGCCAACGAAGCCCGCCGGATGCACCAGGACGGCTATGAGCCTGTCCTGAAGAAGACCCGGTGGTGCGTGCTGAAGCGTCCGGGCAATCTGACGGGAAAACAGCGCGGCCGCCTGCGGGAACTGCTGAAGTACAACCTGAAGACGGTTCGCGCCTACCTGCTGAAGGAGGACTTCCAGAAGTTCTGGGAGTACGTGTCACCCACCTGGGCCGGCAGATTCCTCGATGAGTGGTGCACGCAGGTGATGCGCTCACAGATCGAGCCGATGAAGAAAGTCGCCGGCACGCTACGCCGACACCACGAGCTGCTGTTGAACTATTTCCGCGCCCGCAAGCAGTTCTCCAGCGGCGTCGTCGAGGGGCTCAACAACAAGTGCAAAGTCACCATGAGAAAAGCCTACGGATTTCGGACCTTCAGGGCGACAGAAATCGCGCTCTATCATGTGCTTGGCAAGCTACCTGAGCCGAAGCTCGCCCACAGGTTTTGCTGA
- a CDS encoding F0F1 ATP synthase subunit C, producing MNWLALVSIASAAIAVSFGAIGPALAEGRAVAAAMDAIARQPEAANTISRTLFVGLAMIETMAIYCLVIALLLLFANPLLK from the coding sequence ATGAACTGGTTAGCGCTCGTCAGCATTGCTTCTGCCGCTATTGCAGTGTCATTTGGCGCCATTGGCCCGGCCTTGGCCGAAGGACGCGCGGTGGCCGCCGCAATGGATGCCATCGCCCGCCAGCCTGAGGCGGCCAACACCATTTCACGCACCCTGTTCGTGGGCCTGGCGATGATCGAGACCATGGCCATCTACTGCCTGGTGATCGCTCTCCTGCTGCTGTTCGCCAACCCCTTGCTGAAATGA